In one window of Methanococcoides methylutens DNA:
- a CDS encoding sensor histidine kinase, whose product MIDNMCLLVPEGIIREVEYIAGNNDLFKNVNVIGVPYTDLLEQKCDYVNCGLIQQALESSECFYKALLIHGSECPDIIKSPECKGTLYTHGMENLYELMLSSRELEEYNSEFIISSGWLDKILSQVENDELGIERIRKCIDSSCSSILHLETGFYEGSSKNLEKFSEAVGKPFRTMHVDVDFMGLSLENIVLEHDCVSKTRKLKEATEKMASFSMSIEIIKELVELKDEKEVAEKITQMYNVLFAPEKVSYISLDDGLVQSEFSTSSDPDNELNRDFLKTDKKYLISENRDGFLLKIKNQADVMATVEVKGFSYPGDINEYLNTALIIANASSLVVSNIRRYQEILESRKRQQDLADTLKVVNKILRHDIANNLNVEINAIELYNLKNDAKFLEMAQSSAHRSVETIRNMKDIESQFLLDSQDLLPYHVHDLIKGACMHFDIKSSIEGNALIMADNALPSVIENIIRNAQVHGKADSIHVTIDDDQINCKICIMDNGVGIPDKIKAYIFGEGFKYGGTGNTGLGLYIVKKTIERYNGTVSVSDNIPKGASFVIELPSIHTVDSSMV is encoded by the coding sequence TTGATCGATAATATGTGTTTACTTGTTCCTGAAGGTATCATCAGGGAGGTCGAGTATATTGCAGGCAATAATGACCTTTTTAAAAATGTCAATGTGATTGGGGTGCCTTACACTGATCTCCTCGAACAGAAATGTGATTATGTGAACTGCGGTTTGATCCAACAGGCACTTGAGAGCTCTGAATGTTTTTACAAGGCTTTACTGATCCATGGTTCTGAATGTCCTGATATAATAAAGTCTCCTGAATGTAAAGGGACACTTTATACTCATGGAATGGAGAACCTGTACGAGCTGATGTTAAGTAGCAGAGAACTGGAAGAGTACAATAGTGAGTTCATAATTTCATCAGGATGGCTTGATAAGATCCTAAGCCAGGTAGAAAATGATGAACTGGGGATTGAAAGGATCAGGAAATGCATTGATTCATCTTGTTCCTCCATCCTTCATCTTGAGACTGGATTCTATGAAGGTAGTTCTAAGAATTTAGAGAAATTTTCTGAGGCAGTGGGAAAACCATTCAGGACGATGCATGTGGATGTTGATTTCATGGGGCTGAGTCTGGAAAATATTGTTCTTGAACATGATTGCGTTAGTAAGACCCGGAAGTTAAAAGAGGCAACAGAGAAGATGGCTTCCTTTTCCATGTCCATTGAGATCATAAAGGAACTTGTGGAACTTAAGGATGAGAAAGAAGTCGCAGAGAAAATAACTCAGATGTACAATGTCCTGTTTGCACCAGAAAAGGTCAGTTATATCTCATTAGATGATGGACTTGTTCAATCGGAATTTTCGACAAGCTCTGATCCTGATAATGAGCTGAACAGGGATTTCCTAAAAACAGATAAAAAATACCTGATAAGCGAGAACCGAGATGGTTTCTTGTTGAAGATAAAAAATCAGGCAGATGTCATGGCAACTGTTGAAGTTAAAGGATTTTCTTATCCCGGGGATATAAACGAATACCTGAATACAGCTCTTATCATTGCAAATGCTTCATCTCTTGTAGTGTCTAATATCCGAAGGTACCAGGAGATACTTGAATCCAGGAAGCGACAACAAGACCTTGCCGATACCCTGAAGGTAGTTAACAAGATCCTGAGGCATGATATTGCAAATAATCTGAATGTGGAAATAAATGCGATCGAGCTATATAACCTCAAAAATGATGCGAAGTTCCTTGAAATGGCACAGAGTTCTGCACATCGGAGTGTAGAAACGATCAGGAATATGAAAGATATTGAAAGTCAATTCTTATTAGATAGCCAGGATCTTTTACCTTATCATGTCCACGATTTAATTAAAGGTGCATGCATGCATTTCGATATTAAAAGTTCGATAGAAGGTAATGCCCTCATTATGGCAGACAACGCTCTGCCCTCAGTTATCGAGAACATAATAAGGAATGCACAGGTCCACGGTAAAGCAGATAGTATTCATGTAACCATAGATGATGACCAAATCAATTGTAAGATCTGCATCATGGACAATGGTGTCGGGATTCCGGATAAGATCAAAGCGTATATTTTCGGTGAGGGTTTCAAGTACGGTGGTACCGGCAATACTGGTCTTGGACTTTATATTGTAAAAAAGACAATTGAAAGATACAATGGTACTGTATCTGTATCGGATAATATTCCAAAAGGAGCTTCTTTTGTAATTGAGCTACCTTCGATACATACTGTGGATAGTTCAATGGTTTGA
- a CDS encoding uroporphyrinogen decarboxylase family protein gives MVNEEMTSMERVLTTLGQEEPDRVPYFLLLTMHGAKELGMSIKEYFSRPEYVAKGQIRMRERYGHDCYYPFYYASLETEAWGGKTIFYEDGPANAGAPFIKSMEDIESLEAPDVWDSPQLLKVLKTIELLKEDSGEDVPIIGVVMSPFSVPPMQLGFSKYFDLMYENRELFNRLMGLNTDFCIEWANAQLEAGATTICYFDPISSPTIVPKELYMETGKLVEQKVISSLKGPAAVHLASGSALPIIDDIADTGASVVCTSATEDLAEVKAACKGRMSVLGNLNGIDMRNWTVETTEYSVREAIDKAAKGGGFILSDNHGEIPCQVPHEVLMAISDAVRKYGNYPINR, from the coding sequence ATGGTCAACGAAGAAATGACATCTATGGAACGTGTACTTACCACACTTGGACAGGAGGAACCTGACAGGGTGCCTTACTTCCTTTTACTTACCATGCATGGTGCCAAAGAGCTGGGTATGTCAATTAAGGAATATTTTTCCAGGCCTGAATATGTAGCTAAAGGGCAGATTCGTATGAGGGAAAGATACGGGCATGATTGTTATTATCCTTTCTATTATGCGTCACTTGAGACCGAAGCCTGGGGGGGCAAGACTATATTCTACGAGGACGGACCCGCTAATGCAGGGGCACCTTTCATTAAGAGTATGGAAGATATAGAAAGTCTCGAAGCTCCCGATGTGTGGGATAGTCCTCAGCTTCTTAAGGTCCTAAAAACCATTGAATTGTTAAAAGAAGATTCCGGAGAGGATGTGCCTATAATTGGAGTGGTCATGTCTCCATTTTCTGTACCACCTATGCAGCTTGGTTTTAGCAAATATTTTGATCTCATGTATGAAAACCGTGAATTGTTCAACAGACTCATGGGATTAAATACTGATTTCTGCATCGAATGGGCAAATGCACAATTGGAAGCAGGTGCTACGACTATTTGTTATTTTGATCCTATATCTTCACCAACAATAGTTCCAAAGGAGCTGTATATGGAAACTGGAAAACTGGTAGAGCAAAAGGTGATCTCCAGCTTAAAAGGGCCTGCTGCGGTGCATCTTGCATCAGGAAGTGCTTTACCGATCATAGATGATATTGCAGATACAGGAGCTTCAGTTGTCTGTACAAGTGCAACGGAGGACCTTGCAGAGGTCAAAGCAGCATGCAAAGGAAGAATGTCTGTACTTGGAAATCTGAATGGTATCGATATGAGGAACTGGACTGTTGAAACAACAGAATATAGTGTAAGAGAAGCCATTGATAAAGCTGCAAAAGGGGGAGGTTTCATCCTTTCGGACAACCATGGTGAGATCCCATGTCAGGTGCCACACGAAGTTCTTATGGCTATTTCTGATGCAGTTCGTAAGTATGGGAATTATCCAATAAACAGGTGA
- a CDS encoding cobalamin B12-binding domain-containing protein — MGIDKRLAIGFENALLNIDRIAAENIIKKALADENGDIFKVIDTIISPALESIGYKWEHGDIALSQEYMASKIAEELTSKTLPVESSQRTSRAVIGITTLEDQHMLGKQILKALISSMGFNFIDYGSMSIEKIKKKIASDKVEVLFISTLMLNHALRVKEVTEFIEKEKNGTKVIVGGAPFLFDDELWKEVNASAMARTAVEGMHIAQELIGEF; from the coding sequence ATGGGTATTGACAAAAGATTAGCTATAGGGTTTGAGAATGCTTTGCTTAATATTGACAGGATAGCAGCAGAGAACATCATTAAAAAAGCTTTAGCTGATGAGAATGGAGATATTTTTAAGGTAATTGATACTATCATCTCACCTGCACTTGAAAGCATTGGATATAAGTGGGAACATGGTGACATCGCACTTTCACAGGAATATATGGCAAGCAAGATCGCAGAAGAGTTAACCAGTAAAACGCTTCCAGTTGAAAGTTCGCAGAGGACTTCAAGAGCTGTCATAGGTATCACGACCCTTGAAGACCAACACATGCTTGGAAAACAGATCCTAAAGGCCCTGATCAGTTCAATGGGGTTCAATTTCATCGATTATGGCAGTATGTCTATTGAAAAGATCAAGAAAAAGATAGCATCTGACAAAGTCGAAGTTCTTTTTATTTCCACCCTTATGCTGAACCACGCACTCAGAGTAAAAGAGGTTACCGAGTTCATAGAAAAGGAAAAAAACGGCACAAAGGTCATAGTAGGTGGTGCACCTTTCCTTTTTGATGATGAATTATGGAAAGAGGTCAATGCCAGTGCAATGGCCAGAACTGCTGTGGAAGGTATGCATATAGCTCAGGAACTTATTGGGGAATTCTGA
- a CDS encoding PAS domain-containing sensor histidine kinase, producing MLKVTPLSKTYPSNVLLQHIDITDRKVAEEHIRERENRFNSIFRAVPTGVGVVQERILREVNDRICKMTGYSRDELLGQSSRILYPTDDEFEYVGREKYSQIQKQGIGTVETQWKRKDGKIIDLILSSSPIDPDDLLKGVTFTGLDITERKKADIKLYESEKKYSSLVENSNDGIIILQGDAIKYANKTMQEMSGYSYEAIVDKSFIEFVSPEYIDLIMEKYKRRLNGERISNHYDVDIISKNRTAIPVNVSASIIQYQGFPATMAILRDVTIWMEAKEALINAKIAAEDANKAKSEFIANISHELRTPLNPIIGFSDILANEMAGELSKKQKRYASNIKRNGVQLLEFINHILDLCKIESGNVSLKRDVFDLQNAIAEVKDSKADMASRGGILLEAHVDPQIAEVVADAFKVKEILSALVDNAIKFTPTGGMVTINAVRKTDHVQISITDTGIGISKGDLETIFKPFVQLDGSTTRKYGGTGLGLMLVKEYVKMHSGDVWVESEPGKGSKFTFTIPMGR from the coding sequence TTGCTGAAGGTCACACCACTTTCGAAAACTTATCCTTCAAATGTTCTTTTACAGCATATTGATATCACTGATCGCAAAGTTGCAGAAGAACATATCCGCGAAAGGGAAAATCGATTTAATAGTATTTTCAGGGCTGTACCTACTGGTGTAGGTGTTGTTCAGGAGCGGATCCTCAGGGAAGTTAATGACCGGATTTGTAAAATGACAGGATACTCAAGAGATGAATTGCTTGGTCAGAGTTCAAGGATACTCTATCCTACAGATGATGAATTTGAGTATGTCGGGAGGGAAAAATATTCCCAGATACAAAAACAGGGCATCGGAACTGTAGAAACTCAATGGAAGAGAAAAGATGGCAAGATAATTGACTTAATACTTAGTTCATCACCTATAGACCCGGACGATCTATTAAAAGGAGTTACTTTTACTGGACTTGACATCACTGAACGCAAAAAGGCCGATATAAAACTGTATGAGAGTGAGAAAAAGTATTCAAGTCTCGTGGAAAATAGTAATGATGGGATAATTATCCTTCAGGGTGATGCGATCAAATATGCGAACAAAACAATGCAGGAAATGTCTGGATATTCTTATGAAGCAATAGTCGATAAGAGTTTTATTGAATTTGTTTCACCTGAATATATCGATCTTATAATGGAAAAGTATAAGAGAAGATTAAATGGGGAAAGAATTTCAAATCATTATGATGTAGATATAATCTCTAAAAATAGGACTGCTATTCCTGTAAATGTAAGTGCATCTATTATACAGTATCAGGGTTTTCCGGCAACGATGGCAATTCTCAGGGACGTCACAATTTGGATGGAAGCAAAGGAGGCATTGATAAATGCTAAGATTGCAGCTGAAGATGCAAATAAGGCAAAATCAGAATTTATTGCGAATATTAGTCATGAACTAAGAACACCTCTTAATCCTATCATTGGATTTTCAGACATCCTGGCCAATGAAATGGCTGGTGAGCTTAGCAAGAAGCAGAAAAGATATGCTTCTAATATCAAACGTAATGGTGTCCAACTGCTGGAGTTCATCAATCATATACTCGATTTGTGCAAGATCGAATCTGGTAATGTGAGTCTTAAACGTGATGTTTTTGATCTGCAAAATGCCATTGCGGAAGTAAAAGATTCAAAAGCTGACATGGCATCGAGGGGAGGTATACTATTGGAGGCACATGTTGACCCACAGATAGCGGAGGTTGTTGCTGATGCGTTCAAGGTCAAAGAGATCCTTTCTGCTCTTGTAGATAATGCCATTAAGTTTACACCGACTGGTGGGATGGTGACTATCAATGCTGTCCGAAAAACAGATCATGTACAAATATCAATTACTGATACTGGTATTGGTATCTCAAAAGGGGATTTGGAAACTATATTCAAGCCCTTTGTGCAGTTAGATGGGTCAACTACTCGTAAATATGGTGGTACCGGACTTGGTCTCATGCTTGTTAAGGAATATGTTAAAATGCATAGCGGCGATGTCTGGGTCGAGAGTGAACCGGGCAAAGGTAGCAAGTTCACATTTACAATTCCAATGGGGCGATGA
- a CDS encoding desulfoferrodoxin family protein, translated as MEFSDIIRSEDTNNVDDRSKERHIPTIDVLRNYDNTGREYIRVVVGENVKHPNTPEHHIEYIELYGRTKMMNTVTIGRATFGPGVKPEVVFGLVNFGKYREFCAIAYCNVHGVWQNCIKIREELRLTAGCRREKCLQEGFGV; from the coding sequence ATGGAATTTAGTGACATCATAAGATCCGAAGACACAAACAATGTCGATGACCGTTCAAAAGAAAGACACATCCCCACTATCGATGTCCTCAGGAATTACGACAATACAGGGAGGGAATACATTCGGGTTGTTGTGGGGGAAAACGTGAAACATCCGAACACTCCGGAACATCATATCGAATACATTGAACTGTATGGTCGCACCAAGATGATGAATACTGTCACCATCGGAAGAGCAACCTTCGGTCCGGGAGTAAAACCGGAGGTTGTGTTCGGATTGGTGAATTTTGGTAAGTACCGGGAATTCTGTGCCATTGCATACTGCAATGTCCACGGGGTGTGGCAGAATTGTATCAAGATACGTGAGGAGCTAAGGTTAACAGCCGGATGCAGAAGGGAAAAATGTCTGCAGGAAGGTTTCGGGGTTTAA
- a CDS encoding TolB family protein codes for MKFKELSLGYEAMKTKLVLIFFLCFFTINIVDASEILQLTNDTESIGFPQWSPDGDRIIYTSSDLETITSGDWVVDFWMMDADGSNKTQLTSGDTILGLGFNNPLSPDGTQFLFISNSTGDHELWIMNVNGSNKKQLTHGAHLENNLLGLTGRWGISWSPDSSQIVYVSASSENRNVWETVEINGKKEPIFNISKVSKDYDIWIVDHDGSNNLKLTTSGKDNIGATWRPDGEKIAFVSNESGNGGIWVMNKDGSDKIQLVDGSAYNIDWSPDGTKIVYVKGDHENYTSSIWVIDGDGSNKKPLTNNSEYFVSQSYPDWSPDGSKIVFNSGSIGEYGIWIMNSDGTDQIRIGEGLMLQWSPKGDKIVSTAIKGDRLAISVIVLDEELVSRPASSLASVPESPPEKTPGFSVVIAVLMLAMTFSLERKKRI; via the coding sequence TGAAAACAAAACTCGTCTTGATCTTCTTTCTTTGTTTTTTCACAATCAACATTGTTGATGCAAGTGAAATATTGCAACTTACCAATGACACCGAATCCATCGGATTCCCTCAATGGTCTCCTGATGGTGACAGGATCATTTACACTTCATCGGATCTCGAAACCATAACGTCAGGAGATTGGGTTGTAGATTTTTGGATGATGGATGCTGATGGAAGTAACAAAACTCAACTCACGTCTGGAGATACTATACTCGGACTTGGATTTAATAATCCTTTATCTCCCGATGGAACACAATTCCTGTTCATTTCAAACAGCACAGGTGATCATGAGCTTTGGATCATGAATGTCAACGGTTCAAATAAGAAACAATTAACTCACGGAGCACATCTTGAAAACAATTTGCTTGGATTGACGGGCAGATGGGGCATTTCGTGGAGTCCAGACAGTTCACAGATTGTTTATGTTTCTGCATCTTCTGAAAACAGGAATGTTTGGGAAACCGTAGAAATAAATGGCAAAAAAGAACCAATATTCAATATTTCTAAAGTTTCTAAAGATTACGATATCTGGATTGTTGATCACGATGGTAGTAATAATCTAAAGCTCACCACCAGTGGAAAAGATAATATCGGGGCAACATGGCGACCAGATGGGGAAAAAATAGCTTTTGTATCAAATGAATCCGGCAATGGTGGAATCTGGGTAATGAACAAAGACGGATCCGATAAAATACAACTTGTAGACGGATCTGCTTACAATATTGACTGGTCCCCTGATGGTACAAAAATAGTTTATGTAAAGGGTGATCATGAAAATTATACATCAAGCATATGGGTAATAGATGGTGATGGTAGTAATAAAAAACCTCTTACCAATAATTCCGAGTATTTTGTATCACAGTCTTATCCAGACTGGTCGCCTGATGGAAGTAAAATTGTTTTCAATTCCGGGAGCATTGGAGAATATGGAATCTGGATCATGAACAGTGATGGAACTGACCAGATTCGAATTGGTGAAGGTTTGATGCTTCAGTGGTCACCAAAAGGGGACAAAATTGTTTCGACAGCAATAAAGGGCGACAGATTAGCAATATCAGTAATTGTTCTTGATGAAGAACTGGTATCCAGACCTGCATCATCATTAGCATCTGTGCCAGAATCTCCTCCTGAAAAAACACCCGGATTTAGTGTAGTTATTGCAGTGCTCATGTTAGCCATGACCTTTTCTCTTGAAAGAAAAAAGAGAATCTGA